A single genomic interval of Argopecten irradians isolate NY chromosome 8, Ai_NY, whole genome shotgun sequence harbors:
- the LOC138330339 gene encoding tripartite motif-containing protein 2-like: MAEGGPNQESVPKDGTQSDSHLLECPICLEQLHQPRCLPCHHSLCQECLSTYITSEVSGKRDTATSFTCPVCRTLTHPIDKTEDKDKWAEQFPVDKVVMGLIQMKSGSTDSHYCTYCEKTKKDKKVLAQFWCKTNQCLFCESCKLNHHDIIHPTCDGMDIRASGGNLLLRSETLTKKCDKHNKKMGYFCVDHKTFGCSKCIIDAHRKCNDVATTEDYCSTLDRNSTLKDTITYLQKATDSLESEVKNFKQYLQSIADDKESALQSIDDMEERFIQRMKEMKKEITDDLIAKYKVESDNLKATSQKCERLKIAMQNTMESTATARQQNDHMGTILLYQRGQTELDAWKDLVKEMRMTSSTVSLKHEAEFDGTSLNFGKIVVQKQQRQFTDVPGLTKPLSECELKEVRKVNIKMKSDRSDCIARGVVITPDGSIVVGDYNNQKLKLINTDGDVVDELKVDGRPYDLCLVDNTTVAAAIGNGVHVVTVTSSKLTLSNVINIGKTCHGITYRNGEFIVSSGTEVYRVTKDGKTHMLHRGTNTIWTLSHDHRTGTLFIPYHINTAGSPAVGSLSTDNLHKDVMKVGIVSYAYGVDVDGEGNVYVCGYESNNVIQMSGDGKNVRELLTAADDITKPLAIFVYGDKLVVTNQSGSDRNSIRLFQFI; the protein is encoded by the coding sequence ATGGCAGAAGGTGGTCCCAATCAGGAATCGGTCCCTAAAGACGGTACTCAGTCGGACTCACACCTCCTGGAGTGCCCGATCTGTCTGGAACAGCTTCACCAACCAAGATGTCTACCATGTCACCATTCTCTTTGTCAGGAATGTCTGAGTACTTACATCACCAGTGAAGTGTCGGGAAAGAGGGATACGGCGACTTCCTTTACTTGTCCGGTATGTAGAACACTTACTCACCCTATTGATAAGACTGAGGATAAGGACAAATGGGCCGAGCAGTTTCCTGTAGACAAAGTTGTCATGGGGTTGATACAAATGAAGAGCGGCTCAACAGACAGTCACTACTGTACGTATTGCGAAAAAACCAAAAAAGACAAGAAGGTTTTGGCTCAGTTCTGGTGTAAGACTAATCAATGTTTGTTTTGCGAGTCTTGTAAACTAAATCACCATGATATCATACACCCCACCTGTGATGGTATGGATATCAGAGCTTCCGGTGGTAATTTGTTACTACGGTCAGAAACTCTGACCAAGAAATGCGACAAACACAATAAGAAGATGGGCTACTTTTGCGTCGATCACAAAACTTTCGGCTGCAGTAAATGTATAATTGATGCTCACAGGAAATGCAACGATGTAGCAACCACTGAAGACTACTGTAGTACTTTGGACAGGAACTCAACACTCAAAGACACGATAACCTACCTACAAAAGGCTACTGACTCACTGGAATCTGAGGTAAAGAACTTCAAGCAATATTTACAGAGCATCGCAGACGACAAGGAGTCGGCATTACAGAGCATCGACGATATGGAAGAACGGTTCATCCAACGAATGAAAGAAATGAAGAAGGAGATCACAGATGATTTGATAGCTAAGTACAAAGTGGAGAGTGACAATCTGAAGGCGACAAGTCAAAAGTGTGAACGACTGAAGATCGCTATGCAGAATACAATGGAATCGACTGCTACAGCCCGGCAGCAGAACGACCACATGGGTACGATTTTATTGTACCAGAGAGGACAAACAGAGCTGGATGCTTGGAAGGATTTAGTCAAAGAGATGAGGATGACGAGCTCTACTGTCAGTCTTAAACACGAAGCAGAATTTGATGGAACAAGTCTGAACTTTGGTAAAATTGTCGTCCAGAAGCAACAGAGACAATTTACAGATGTCCCAGGCCTAACCAAACCTTTATCAGAATGTGAACTAAAGGAGGTAAGAAAAGtgaacataaaaatgaaatcagaTCGGTCCGATTGTATTGCTCGTGGAGTTGTTATCACTCCTGACGGCAGTATTGTTGTAGGAGATTATAACAATCAGAAGCTGAAATTAATCAACACTGACGGAGATGTTGTGGATGAGTTGAAGGTGGATGGAAGACCTTATGATTTGTGTTTGGTAGACAACACTACTGTTGCAGCTGCGATAggtaatggtgtacatgtgGTGACAGTTACATCCTCTAAACTTACATTATCGAATGTAATAAACATTGGGAAAACATGTCACGGTATAACGTACAGAAATGGAGAGTTCATTGTGAGTTCAGGTACAGAAGTGTACCGGGTGACAAAGGACGGTAAGACACACATGCTACACAGAGGTACTAACACTATATGGACATTATCCCACGACCACCGTACCGGGACTCTCTTTATCCCTTACCACATCAACACTGCTGGCAGTCCGGCCGTCGGTAGTCTGTCTACTGACAATCTACACAAGGACGTGATGAAGGTCGGTATAGTAAGTTACGCGTATGGAGTGGACGTGGACGGGGAGGGTAACGTCTATGTCTGTGGATATGAGTCAAACAACGTGATACAGATGTCTGGGGACGGGAAAAACGTCAGGGAACTGTTAACGGCAGCAGACGATATCACAAAACCGCTAGCTATATTCGTGTATGGTGATAAGCTTGTTGTGACGAATCAGTCAGGATCAGATCGCAATTCTATTCGCTTATTTCAGTTTATCTGA